One Balnearium lithotrophicum genomic region harbors:
- a CDS encoding glycosyltransferase family 4 protein, producing MKIRVIIGKFSQYGGAESIAFRFSKFLYQSGLLEEVLCFKREESDFSGKVVELPVLKLGRFLKAYSFNYLVNKYLQEKENQNTVNFSFNRVQNCHVFRAGGGTHLGFLKKSIEAYRGLDRIKKRFTRFLNPINVYMPTLEKKILLSSKRIIAISEQVKEEIKEYYGDTFQRKVSVIPNSVDTNRFNSNYRKLNKQRLRKNLNISKEIFVIGFASSNFKLKGLNHIIEALKKLPNNVHLIVAGGRNPRKYLKLAESLKVRERVHFLGKIRRMEDFYTVIDCLAHPSFYDSFGNVVTEALSMHVPVIVSKNTGSKDFVVSGKNGFLLNAINSNELAKCIMKTMNFKPDFSVNKFLDDKKMFQLYIKEAEKSLLIK from the coding sequence AGTTCTATGTTTCAAAAGGGAGGAATCTGATTTCTCAGGAAAAGTTGTGGAGTTACCGGTTTTAAAGTTAGGAAGATTTCTAAAAGCATACTCATTTAACTATTTGGTTAATAAATATTTACAAGAAAAGGAAAACCAAAACACAGTAAACTTTTCATTTAATAGAGTTCAAAACTGCCACGTATTTAGAGCAGGTGGTGGAACACATTTAGGTTTTTTAAAAAAATCGATAGAGGCTTATAGAGGTTTAGATAGGATTAAAAAGAGATTTACAAGATTTCTAAATCCAATTAACGTTTATATGCCAACTTTAGAGAAGAAAATTTTACTTTCCTCAAAGAGGATTATAGCTATCTCAGAACAAGTTAAAGAGGAAATTAAAGAATACTATGGAGATACTTTTCAGAGGAAAGTATCTGTCATACCTAACAGTGTTGATACTAACAGGTTTAATTCTAATTATAGAAAATTAAACAAACAAAGGCTAAGGAAAAATTTAAACATTAGTAAAGAGATTTTTGTCATAGGTTTTGCTTCGAGTAACTTTAAGTTGAAAGGTCTTAATCACATTATTGAAGCCCTAAAAAAACTGCCAAATAATGTACATCTTATTGTAGCTGGAGGTAGAAATCCAAGAAAATATCTAAAACTTGCTGAAAGTTTAAAAGTAAGAGAAAGAGTTCATTTTCTAGGAAAGATAAGAAGGATGGAGGACTTTTACACTGTAATAGATTGTTTAGCTCATCCATCCTTCTACGATTCCTTTGGGAATGTTGTAACTGAAGCTTTATCAATGCATGTTCCAGTAATTGTTTCAAAAAATACGGGTTCAAAAGATTTTGTAGTTTCAGGAAAGAATGGTTTTCTACTAAATGCTATTAATTCCAATGAATTAGCTAAATGTATAATGAAAACTATGAATTTTAAACCTGATTTTTCCGTCAATAAGTTTCTTGATGATAAGAAAATGTTTCAGCTTTATATTAAAGAAGCTGAAAAAAGTTTACTTATCAAGTAA
- a CDS encoding O-antigen ligase family protein, giving the protein MKDKILTIGNKLIILSTFLFAISIPTSIALDGVSAGIGLLGLMIVLLVKDFKNLPSMKPIILLLIPEILSSLVSFPKEILKTDFNHKLTPYFVVYKTLKQDRSSLEKLIFVLSISSFILSLSVIFQAFTWQDVKHIDIHSLSFHLTPMRANGLLDNPLTTAGVIFLLFFLFLGYFLQNKNYYYLFISCSLIVALILTESRSYWLGSFFSFLLLSILLFKRYWKFLITFWGIVVISATVLFQIPNLKDRLYSITNTRTNWSNVDRLMLWKSHIKAFIYDYSPLEKLIGAGYKASDYAWKRFPESYKEVVKTESSKNLKIHFHGGLTHNIYLKFLTKYGILGLIGYLSFWLLIFKENLRILRTNPQLLPIISFLISCYFGFLVAGFFENNFTDSEIKYTVMFILGLNFFIVNHKVSLLDK; this is encoded by the coding sequence ATGAAAGATAAAATACTAACTATTGGAAATAAACTTATAATTTTAAGTACATTCCTCTTTGCAATTTCGATACCTACTTCCATTGCCTTAGATGGTGTATCTGCTGGAATAGGCCTATTAGGGTTAATGATTGTCCTCTTAGTTAAAGATTTTAAAAATTTACCTTCTATGAAACCTATTATACTTCTACTTATACCTGAAATCTTAAGTTCTCTAGTTTCTTTTCCGAAGGAAATTTTAAAAACTGATTTTAACCATAAACTTACACCATATTTTGTGGTCTACAAAACTCTTAAACAAGATAGGAGTTCCCTTGAAAAACTAATATTTGTTTTATCTATTTCTTCTTTTATTCTCTCGCTCTCTGTAATATTTCAAGCCTTTACCTGGCAGGATGTAAAACACATTGATATACATTCTCTCTCATTTCATTTAACTCCGATGAGAGCAAATGGGCTTTTGGATAATCCATTAACAACAGCTGGTGTTATCTTTCTACTATTTTTCTTATTTTTAGGTTATTTTTTGCAAAATAAAAACTATTACTATCTATTTATATCTTGTTCTTTAATTGTTGCATTAATACTAACAGAAAGTCGCTCTTACTGGTTGGGGTCATTTTTTTCTTTCTTACTCTTATCAATCCTACTTTTTAAAAGGTATTGGAAATTTCTAATTACTTTTTGGGGAATAGTGGTTATTAGTGCCACTGTGCTGTTCCAGATACCTAACTTAAAGGACAGACTGTACAGTATAACTAATACAAGAACAAACTGGAGTAACGTTGATAGGTTAATGCTATGGAAGTCGCACATAAAAGCCTTTATTTATGATTATTCACCCCTTGAAAAGCTGATTGGTGCAGGCTACAAGGCTTCAGATTATGCCTGGAAGAGATTTCCTGAAAGTTATAAAGAAGTAGTTAAAACAGAATCATCTAAAAATCTAAAGATTCATTTTCATGGAGGTTTAACTCATAATATTTATCTTAAATTTTTAACGAAGTATGGTATATTAGGATTAATTGGATATTTAAGTTTTTGGCTTTTAATTTTTAAAGAAAATTTAAGAATTTTAAGAACTAATCCGCAATTGCTACCTATTATATCCTTTTTAATATCCTGTTATTTTGGGTTTTTGGTCGCAGGATTCTTTGAAAATAATTTTACCGATTCAGAAATTAAGTATACTGTTATGTTTATTTTGGGACTGAACTTCTTTATTGTGAATCATAAGGTTTCTTTACTTGATAAGTAA